CCAGCCGAGCTATGAGTATTCGGTGGCCTATTTTGAAGCGGGCTCATTTTACTTTGTGCTAATCGATATCCATCCGGATCAACTTGTGAGTTCTGATCCAAGGTTTGATCGTGTGGTTATCAGCTCGGCTACAGGTCCGCGAGTGCATCTAAAAGAGAATATGGAACGTGTAAGTGATCAGAAGGGTTTTGTCTATGGGCCCAAGTACCAAAAACTTGTGAACGACCGAATCCGCGAGCGGTTGGAAGGCCATTGATAGTGATCGGCACCAACGGTTCGCTGGTCTTGCACTTCGCCGTTAATTGCATGTTTGCCAATTCAAAGCAGTTTGCCTGAAGTTGCCGGGCGGCTATCATCGAACGACTTTCCGCTTCGGGACGACTGGTGAACATCCATATTCGACTTGCGATTCTGCTGGCGGCGATGACCGTCCTGATGCGGCCGTTAGCCGCGGCCGAGTGGCTGGAGCTGACCGATCTGACCCTGTTCGACGGTACGGGGGAAGAGGCCAGGGCGGTGGAGCGCCTGGTCGTTCGCGATGGCGAGATCGTGGCCATTGACGGGGATGGTGAAGCACTTCAGGCCGGACCGGATGACACGGTGACCCGCATTGACCTGGGCGGGGCGTTTGTGATGCCCGGCCTGATCGATACGCACGTGCATTTGGCCAATTGGCCGCGCCCCAGGGATGAACTGGTCGAGCGCCTGGACTGGGCGCTGGATCACGGCGTGACCGGGCTGCGCGATCTGGGCAGCGACGCGCGAGTGCTGGCCGAACTCCGGCGGGCCGTCGAGCTCGGGCAGGTGCCCGGACCGCGGATTCGTTTTTCCGCCATTTTCGGGGGCAAGACCTTGTTCGATCATCCGGCCATGAGCCAGTCGGCGCCGGGCTTTGCGCCGGGGACTGCGCCCTGGCTGCGTGCCGCCTCGGGTGAGGTCGAATTGCCGGTGCTCGTGGCGCAGGCGCGAGGTGCCGGCGTCGATGCCCTGAAGCTCTACGGCGATCTTGATGCCGAACGGGTCGAGGAACTGGCGGCCGAAGCGCGGCGCCAGGACATGATGGTCTGGGCTCACGCCACGGTGTTTCCGGCATCGCCGCAGGAGCTCGTTGCCGCCGGCGTCCAATCGCTTTCGCACGCGCCTTACCTGGTCTGGGCGGCTGCCGACGAGGTGCCGGCCGACTATGACTATCGAACGCGCGGGCGCTGGGAGGAGGTGGCGCCGGATCATCCCCGCATTCTCGAGTTGCTCGATGCCATGGCCGAAAAGGGTGTGGTGCTGGATGCCACGCTGGCGATGTTTCGCGACATGACGAAGTATCGACCGCCCGAGGGGATCGAGTGGGCCATGCAGGCCTTTGAATGGGGCGTGGCAGTTACGCGCCTGGCGCATGAGCGCGGGGTGGCCGTGTCGGTCGGTACCGATGCCTTCTTCCCGGTCAATGCCCACGCGCCGCCCAATACCCAGATAGAAATGCGCACCCTGGTCGAGGATGTCGGCCTGACGCCGGCCGAAGCGCTGGTGGCGGCCACCCGTAACAGCGCAAGGGCCGCCGGTCTGGATGCGCTGGTCGGGACGGTCGAGGTGGGCAAACGCGCCGACCTGCTGGTACTCGGCGCAAATCCCCTCGATGACATCGCCGCCGTGGGCGATATCCGCTGGGTGATCGTGGACGGTCGCATTCACCGCCGACCGGCGTCCGGAACGCGTCCATGACCCTGCTGTGGATCGTCACGCTCGGCTGGGCGTTCAGCTTTTCGCTGATCGGGGTGTACCTGTCCGGTGAAGTCGACAATTTCGTGTCGGTATTTCTGCGCGTGGTGCTGGCTCTGGCGGTGTTCGCGCCGCTATTGCTGCGCACCCGCGTGGCTGGTCGAACGGCCCTGGCCCTGATGGCAATCGGTGCGGTGCAGATCGGCCTGATGTATCTGTTCCTGTTCCACGCCTATGGCTATCTGAGCGTGCCCGAGCTTTTGCTGTTCACGATCTTTACCCCGCTGTACGTGACCCTGATCGACGAGCTCTGGATCGGCCGGCGTCACCTGCCGGGGCGCTTCTGGCTGGCGGCGGCCCTGGCCGTGGCCGGGGCGGCGGTGATCCGCGTCGGCTCGATCGGCGGGGACTTCCTGTTCGGTCTGGCGCTGGTGCAGGCGGCCAACCTGTGTTTTGCCGCCGGACAGGTCGCCTACAAGCGGCTCGAGCTGGGCGATACGGTCTCTCAGGTGCAGAGTTTCGGCTTTTTCTTCCTCGGCGCCACGCTGGTGGCCGCCCTGAGCCTGCTGCTGTTCGCCGATCATTCCCGCTGGCCGCAGACTTCCCTGCAATGGGGTGTCCTGCTCTGGCTGGGGCTGGGCGCCTCCGGCCTCGGTTACCTGGGCTGGAACCTGGGCGCGAAGCGGGTCAATACCGGTGTACTCGCGGCCATGAACAACATGCTCATTCCCGCCGGCATTCTGATTAACGTCGTGTTCTGGAATCGCGACGCGGACTGGCTGCGGCTGCTGCTGGGCAGCGCCGTCATCGTGGCCGCGGTCTGGGTCTCTCGTGGCCCGTCGATGCCGGCGGGCCGGTACAATACGGGTCATGGAACTGCAAGTAAACGGTGAAACCCGGGAAATGTCCGATAACCTGACGGTGACCGGCCTGCTCGAGGAACTTGGCTACGGTGACAAGCGTGTCGCCGTGGAGCGTAACGGCGAGCTGGTGCCGAAGTCCCTGCATGCGGAGGTCACGGTCAACGACGGCGACCGCATCGAAATCGTCCAGGCCATCGGAGGCGGTTGAGCCATGGCGAGTACCCCTGAAGACCGGCCGCTGGTCATCGCCGGCCGGACCTACCAGTCACGCCTGCTGACCGGCACCGGCAAGTACGCCGACCTGGAAGAGACCCGCGCGGCCACCGAGGCCGCCGGCGCCGAAATCGTCACCGTGGCGATCCGCCGATCCAATATCGGGCAGGACCCCGACGAGCCCAATCTGCTCGAGGTGCTGCCGACCGAACGCTATACCATCCTGCCCAACACGGCCGGCTGCTTCACGGCCGACGATGCGGTGCGTACCTGCCGCCTGGCGCGCGAGCTGCTGGATGGCCATTCGCTGGTCAAGCTCGAGGTGCTCGGCGACAAGCGCACGCTCTTTCCCGACGTGGTCGAGACACTCAAGGCCGCCGAGACCCTGATCGCCGACGGCTTCGACGTGATGGTCTACACCAACGACGACCCGATCCTGGCGCGGCGCTTCGAGGAAATGGGCTGCGTGGCCGTGATGCCGCTGGCCGCCCCGATCGGTTCGGGCCTGGGCATCCAGAACCACTGGAACATCCTCGAGATCGTGGAGAACACGAGCGTGCCGGTGCTGGTCGATGCCGGCGTCGGCACGGCTTCGGACGCGGCCATTGCCATGGAACTGGGCTGCGACGGCGTGCTGATGAACACCGCCATCGCCGGCGCGAAGGACCCGGTGCGCATGGCCCGTGCCATGAAGCTGGCGATCGAAGCCGGCCGCGAGGCCTACCTGGCCGGGCGCATCCCGAAGAAACGCTATGCTTCGGCCTCGTCGCCGATTGAGGGTACGTTCTTTTGAGGTTGGCTGGTTCGCTGGTTAGCTCGTTTGCTGGTTCGACTTCGACATGAATGATCAACCCCGTCTCCGCCGAATCCGTAGCTTTGTTCGCCGACCCGGACGCCTGACGCCGGGGCAGAAGCGGGCGCTTGATGAACTGCTGCCGCGCTACGGCATTGAGCCGGACCTGACCGACCTGCGTACGGCCTTCGAGCGGGAGGCGCCGCTGGTGGTCGAGATTGGTTTCGGCAATGGTCAGGCCCTGGCCTGGATGGCGGCTAACGAGGCCGAGAAAAACTTTGTCGGCATCGAGGTGCACGAGCCGGGGGTGGGGCGCTTGCTCAAGAGTGTCGATGAGGCCGGGCTGGGCAACGTGCGTGTGGCCATGCGCGATGCTGTTGAAGTGCTCGACGAGCAGGTTGTGCCGGCCAGCCTCGATGAAGTCCGGATCTATTTTCCCGACCCTTGGCCCAAAAAGCGCCATCACAAGCGGCGCCTGATTCAGCCCCCGGTTCTGGAGCGCCTTGCCGCGAAGCTGCGCCCCGGTGGCTT
The Wenzhouxiangella sp. XN201 genome window above contains:
- a CDS encoding EamA family transporter, with the translated sequence MTLLWIVTLGWAFSFSLIGVYLSGEVDNFVSVFLRVVLALAVFAPLLLRTRVAGRTALALMAIGAVQIGLMYLFLFHAYGYLSVPELLLFTIFTPLYVTLIDELWIGRRHLPGRFWLAAALAVAGAAVIRVGSIGGDFLFGLALVQAANLCFAAGQVAYKRLELGDTVSQVQSFGFFFLGATLVAALSLLLFADHSRWPQTSLQWGVLLWLGLGASGLGYLGWNLGAKRVNTGVLAAMNNMLIPAGILINVVFWNRDADWLRLLLGSAVIVAAVWVSRGPSMPAGRYNTGHGTASKR
- a CDS encoding amidohydrolase family protein gives rise to the protein MNIHIRLAILLAAMTVLMRPLAAAEWLELTDLTLFDGTGEEARAVERLVVRDGEIVAIDGDGEALQAGPDDTVTRIDLGGAFVMPGLIDTHVHLANWPRPRDELVERLDWALDHGVTGLRDLGSDARVLAELRRAVELGQVPGPRIRFSAIFGGKTLFDHPAMSQSAPGFAPGTAPWLRAASGEVELPVLVAQARGAGVDALKLYGDLDAERVEELAAEARRQDMMVWAHATVFPASPQELVAAGVQSLSHAPYLVWAAADEVPADYDYRTRGRWEEVAPDHPRILELLDAMAEKGVVLDATLAMFRDMTKYRPPEGIEWAMQAFEWGVAVTRLAHERGVAVSVGTDAFFPVNAHAPPNTQIEMRTLVEDVGLTPAEALVAATRNSARAAGLDALVGTVEVGKRADLLVLGANPLDDIAAVGDIRWVIVDGRIHRRPASGTRP
- a CDS encoding thiazole synthase → MASTPEDRPLVIAGRTYQSRLLTGTGKYADLEETRAATEAAGAEIVTVAIRRSNIGQDPDEPNLLEVLPTERYTILPNTAGCFTADDAVRTCRLARELLDGHSLVKLEVLGDKRTLFPDVVETLKAAETLIADGFDVMVYTNDDPILARRFEEMGCVAVMPLAAPIGSGLGIQNHWNILEIVENTSVPVLVDAGVGTASDAAIAMELGCDGVLMNTAIAGAKDPVRMARAMKLAIEAGREAYLAGRIPKKRYASASSPIEGTFF
- the trmB gene encoding tRNA (guanosine(46)-N7)-methyltransferase TrmB, encoding MNDQPRLRRIRSFVRRPGRLTPGQKRALDELLPRYGIEPDLTDLRTAFEREAPLVVEIGFGNGQALAWMAANEAEKNFVGIEVHEPGVGRLLKSVDEAGLGNVRVAMRDAVEVLDEQVVPASLDEVRIYFPDPWPKKRHHKRRLIQPPVLERLAAKLRPGGLLHLATDWKPYAEWMLEALEQVPAFELMGDAFVPRPAWRPQTHFEQRGQKKGHEIVDILCRLRSAD
- the thiS gene encoding sulfur carrier protein ThiS gives rise to the protein MELQVNGETREMSDNLTVTGLLEELGYGDKRVAVERNGELVPKSLHAEVTVNDGDRIEIVQAIGGG